The following are from one region of the Brienomyrus brachyistius isolate T26 chromosome 13, BBRACH_0.4, whole genome shotgun sequence genome:
- the LOC125706277 gene encoding transmembrane gamma-carboxyglutamic acid protein 4-like isoform X2 — protein MFLCSFLLCLFFPCAIARRLTQATSEVFLKDHTPNKFLGRHLLFNSLDFELFIAGDLERECLEEVCTYEESREILENIPETDAFWQHYIKGHVNRPSKLDVPALLIGVIAASAAIVIIALLWCCRPNAMRWKIDRSSRARPRRSNASLIIRRLEELSMQPGRLQQDEIASDPSGLPTYEEAVASSGPQDVPPPPYPGSKPGTFQR, from the exons ATGTTCTTATGCTCATTTTTATTGTGCCTGTTTTTTCCCTGTGCAATTGCGAGGAGGTTAACGCAAGCGACTAGTGAAG TTTTTTTGAAGGACCACACGCCAAATAAGTTCCTTGGTCGACACCTGTTGTTCAATAGTCTGGACTTTGAGCTTTTCATTGCTGGGGACCTGGAGCGGGAGTGTTTGGAGGAGGTCTGCACTTATGAGGAATCCCGGGAGATCTTAGAGAATATTCCTGAAACA GATGCTTTCTGGCAGCACTACATCAAGG GCCACGTTAACCGCCCGTCGAAGCTGGACGTGCCGGCTCTCCTGATTGGCGTCATTGCGGCCAGCGCGGCCATCGTCATCATCGCGCTGCTCTGGTGCTGCCGTCCGAATGCGATGAGATGGAAGATTGACAGATCTTCCCG GGCCCGTCCTCGCAGGAGCAACGCCTCCCTCATCATCCGCCGCCTGGAGGAGCTCTCCATGCAGCCCGGGCGCCTACAGCAGGATGAGATCGCCTCGGACCCTTCCGGCTTGCCAACCTACGAGGAGGCTGTAGCCAGCTCCGGGCCCCAAGATGTACCCCCCCCTCCGTACCCAGG ATCGAAGCCTGGGACCTTCCAACGGTAA
- the LOC125706277 gene encoding transmembrane gamma-carboxyglutamic acid protein 4-like isoform X1, with amino-acid sequence MFLCSFLLCLFFPCAIARRLTQATSEVFLKDHTPNKFLGRHLLFNSLDFELFIAGDLERECLEEVCTYEESREILENIPETDAFWQHYIKGHVNRPSKLDVPALLIGVIAASAAIVIIALLWCCRPNAMRWKIDRSSRARPRRSNASLIIRRLEELSMQPGRLQQDEIASDPSGLPTYEEAVASSGPQDVPPPPYPGCDHTIKIPAVAPPPTTIHRTAVNDFICIGARFH; translated from the exons ATGTTCTTATGCTCATTTTTATTGTGCCTGTTTTTTCCCTGTGCAATTGCGAGGAGGTTAACGCAAGCGACTAGTGAAG TTTTTTTGAAGGACCACACGCCAAATAAGTTCCTTGGTCGACACCTGTTGTTCAATAGTCTGGACTTTGAGCTTTTCATTGCTGGGGACCTGGAGCGGGAGTGTTTGGAGGAGGTCTGCACTTATGAGGAATCCCGGGAGATCTTAGAGAATATTCCTGAAACA GATGCTTTCTGGCAGCACTACATCAAGG GCCACGTTAACCGCCCGTCGAAGCTGGACGTGCCGGCTCTCCTGATTGGCGTCATTGCGGCCAGCGCGGCCATCGTCATCATCGCGCTGCTCTGGTGCTGCCGTCCGAATGCGATGAGATGGAAGATTGACAGATCTTCCCG GGCCCGTCCTCGCAGGAGCAACGCCTCCCTCATCATCCGCCGCCTGGAGGAGCTCTCCATGCAGCCCGGGCGCCTACAGCAGGATGAGATCGCCTCGGACCCTTCCGGCTTGCCAACCTACGAGGAGGCTGTAGCCAGCTCCGGGCCCCAAGATGTACCCCCCCCTCCGTACCCAGGGTGCGATCACACCATTAAAATTCCTGCAGTCGCTCCTCCCCCCACTACAATACACCGCACTGCTGTCAATGACTTTATCTGCATAGGGGCCAGGTTCCATTAG